Proteins co-encoded in one Tachysurus fulvidraco isolate hzauxx_2018 chromosome 17, HZAU_PFXX_2.0, whole genome shotgun sequence genomic window:
- the kdm2ab gene encoding lysine-specific demethylase 2A isoform X2, whose protein sequence is MEETRYSKRLRTGTRRRYQDDGISDDEIEGKTTFDLDEKLESSYFNSDLVKIMDGKDFTFEYIQREGLRDPIIFTKADGLGIQMPDSDFSVSDVKLFVGSRRMIDVMDVSTQRAMEMSMSQWRRYYETPASEREKLYNVISLEFSHTKLEHLVKRPASVDLIDWVDNMWPRHLKERQRDSTNVITDMQYPKVQKYCLMSVKGCFTDFHVDFGGTSVWYHILRGRKVFWLIPPTPHNLELYENWVLSGKQGDIFLGDKATACQRIELKQGYTFMIPSGWIHAVYTPEDTLVFGGNFLHSFNIPMQLNIYSVEDRTRVPAKFRYPFYYEMCWYVLERYLYCLTNISHLTPEFQRHSLGIGLKKDDFAKPNNEDGDEKLEVKEGDEEEEEQLSPPARPGVKVHLTPFELEGLWQLLHKLEELPTHKKCVPAGIRNAPALLCDIRTLLEEHANDDPKLSYTGKPIVTWPKRPSWYMPLPPPPSAMYRPRASGSAPTIAPVPRPTKPASSISALRKRRVRCKRCKACRRSECGDCPYCRDMKKFGGPGRLKKSCILRQCLAPALPLTAVCAICKEGSQEDSEGTQTTQTLMECSECGQITHRECITVPGEGVINNDLPSCWECPKCVQDKNTESSSSNSEEEYKSTVTTSSPTSGPPAKRAYREGIGVSALRLGRRGQPSPSPSSLPLTRSRRQPPPSQRILLQHQQSRKRAGALERQHRKRVKLERNKLFQSLLRQRSLQRGSMIRAGLGRGMSRRRVVPSYQGREVRLRSEASGGALRGRTEREEDGDDHDKEEENVKTERRENGLGGKENRPQRYGGRPTEEENREAQQNEERETEAEEDGEQTRSDSAVPGDETRDQRSCVTVTLQPSRGRRDPSTIVPKLEANVSSVSHTQSNNDFQGKSLLRPPLRGDSRRVDKTQSHSNSHVTRSQLQSPTLTRGASKHANVSQSLSSSSRESHHNTTRERNGKNVRPERGKPPATTSFTSPEQNGTSEPGWGRLVWVSVFRYLTRTELCVCMAVCKSWYKWGCDKRLWTHISLSRCQSISPQALSGIIKRQPVTLDMSWAKISKKQLTWLINRLPGLKDLVLSGCNWTSVSALSSPSCPLLRSLDLRWADGVKDAQIRELLSPPGSNNRSQLRNMQCLRLCGLEVTEATLRLILRHMPQLTRLELSHCPLTDNALNLLTAVGSSTRNTLTHLNLAGCSRLTDHCLVYLQRLSCLSVLDLRSCKGISRQACEKFISELSVNALYCLSDDKLIQRIS, encoded by the exons ATGGAGGAAACCCGCTACAGCAAACGCCTG CGGACAGGAACACGTAGGCGCTACCAGGACGATGGCATCTCGGATGATGAGATCGAGGGGAAGACGACTTTTGACTTGGATGAAAAGCTTGAAAGCAGCTACTTTAATTCAGATTTGGTCAAAATCATGGATGGAAAAG ACTTTACTTTTGAGTACATCCAGCGGGAGGGCCTCCGGGACCCCATAATCTTTACTAAAGCAGACGGCCTTGGCATTCa GATGCCCGATTCAGACTTCAGTGTGAGTGACGTGAAATTGTTTGTTG GCAGTCGAAGGATGATTGACGTGATGGATGTAAGCACTCAAAGGGCGATGGAGATGTCCATGAGCCAGTGGAGGAGGTATTATGAAACTCCAGCCTCAGAAAGGGAGAAACTGTACAACGTCATCAGTCTTGAGTTCAGCCATACGAAACTGGAGCATCTTGTCAAGAGACCTGCCTCA GTTGATCTGATTGACTGGGTGGATAACATGTGGCCACGGCACCTGaaggagagacaaagagactcCACCAACGTGATCACTGACATGCAGTATCCCAAAGTACAAAA GTACTGTCTGATGAGTGTGAAGGGCTGCTTTACAGACTTCCATGTTGACTTTGGTGGCACATCAGTCTGGTATCACATCCTGAGGGGCCGCAAG GTGTTCTGGCTGAtcccacccacaccacacaaccTGGAGCTCTATGAGAACTGGGTGTTGTCGGGAAAACAGGGTGACATCTTCCTCGGGGACAAAGCCACAGCCTGTCAGCGCATTGAACTAAAACAGGGTTACACTTTTATGATCCCCTCAG gttggaTCCATGCAGTATACACTCCTGAGGATACTCTGGTGTTTGGAGGGAATTTCCTGCACAGTTTTAACATTCCGATGCAGCTGAACATCTACAGTGTTGAGGACCGCACAAGG GTCCCAGCTAAGTTTCGTTACCCGTTCTATTACGAGATGTGTTGGTATGTGTTGGAGCGTTACCTGTACTGTCTGACCAACATATCTCATCTAACACCAGAGTTTCAAAGACACTCACTGGGCATCG GGCTGAAAAAAGATGACTTTGCTAAACCGAATAACGAGGATGGCGATGAAAAATTGGAGGTTAAAGAAGGTgacgaggaggaagaagaacaaCTCTCTCCTCCGGCCCGACCTGGAGTGAAGGTTCACCTGACCCCATTTGAGTTGGAGGGACTTTGGCAGCTGCTGCACAAACTGGAGGAGTTGCCCACCCACAAGAAGTGTGTACCTGCAGGGATCAGAAATGCTCCAGCACTTCTCTGTGACATTCGT ACTCTGCTAGAAGAACATGCCAACGATGATCCAAAATTGTCTTACACTGGAAAACCCATTGTCACATGGCCTAAAAGG CCCTCGTGGTATATGCCACTCCCTCCCCCCCCATCTGCAATGTATCGACCACGCGCTTCAGGTTCGGCCCCCACAATAGCTCCGGTGCCACGGCCAACTAAGCCTGCATCTTCTATCTCTGCTCTGAGGAAGCGGCGTGTGCGTTGTAAGCGCTGCAAGGCCTGCAGACGCTCCGAGTGTGGAGATTGCCCCTACTGCAGGGACATGAAGAAGTTCGGCGGCCCGGGTCGACTTAAAAAGTCCTGCATTCTCAGACAGTGCCTGGCT CCGGCGCTGCCTCTGACTGCCGTCTGTGCCATATGCAAAGAAGGGAGCCAGGAAGACTCCGAAGGCACCCAAACCACTCAAACACTCATGGAGTGCTCTGAATGTGGTCAAATTACACACCGAGAATGTATAACG gTCCCAGGGGAGGGTGTGATCAATAATGATCTTCCCAGTTGCTGGGAGTGTCCCAAATGTGTCCAGGATAAGAATACAGAG tCTTCCAGCAGCAACTCAGAAGAAGAATATAAAAGCACTGTTACAACTAGCTCGCCAACCTCCGGTCCTCCTGCTAAGCGGGCGTACAGAGAAGGCATTGGGGTGAGTGCTCTGCGTTTGGGGCGCAGGGGTCAGCCTTCCCCGTCACCCTCTTCCCTGCCTCTGACTCGCTCCCGGCGCCAACCTCCACCCTCTCAGAGAATCCTGCTGCAGCACCAACAGAGTCGCAAAAGAGCTGGGGCACTGGAGCGACAGCACCGGAAGAGG gtCAAATTAGAGAGAAACAAACTCTTCCAGTCT CTTTTGCGCCAGCGGAGCTTGCAGAGAGGGAGCATGATCAGGGCAGGACTCGGAAGGGGCATGTCCCGCAGGAGAGTCGTGCCATCTTATCAGGGAAGAGAAGTACGGTTAAGAAGCGAAGCAAGTGGCGGGGCTCTGAGGGGAAGGACggagagagaagaggatggCGATGACCATGACAAGGAGGAAGAGAATGTTAAGACTGAAAGAAGAGAGAACGGGCTGGGAGGTAAAGAGAATCGGCCACAGAGATATGGAGGAAGGCCGACGGAAGAGGAGAACAGGGAAGCTCAACAGAACGAAGAGCGGGAAACCGAGGCGGAGGAGGACGGAGAGCAGACTCGCTCAGACTCTGCGGTGCCCGGCGATGAGACCAGAGATCAGAGGTCATGTGTGACCGTGACTTTGCAGCCTTCACGAGGCAGACGGGACCCCAGCACTATTGTCCCCAAGCTAGAAGCGAATGTATCATCCGTAAGCCACACCCAAAGCAACAACGACTTCCAGGGCAAGTCCTTGCTACGCCCACCGCTTCGAGGTGATTCGCGCCGTGTTGATAAAACTCAATCCCACTCAAACTCGCATGTGACCAGGTCACAACTCCAATCCCCCACCCTTACCAGGGGCGCTTCCAAACACGCTAATGTCAGTCAGAGTTTAAGCTCTAGCTCCAGAGAGTCCCATCACAACACGACACGAGAGAGAAATGGGAAGAACGTGCGACCGGAAAGAGGGAAGCCTCCTGCCACAACTTCTTTCACATCACCTGAGCAGAATGGCACAAGTGAACCAGGCTGGGGCAGGCTGGTGTGGGTGTCTGTCTTCCGCTACCTGACTCGAACTGAGCTGTGTGTCTGCATGGCTGTGTGCAAGAGCTGGTACAAATG GGGGTGTGATAAGCGCTTGTGGACACACATCAGTTTGAGCCGCTGCCAGTCCATTAGCCCACAGGCCCTTTCCGGCATCATCAAGCGCCAGCCGGTTACACTGGACATGTCCTGGGCCAAGATATCCAAGAAACAGCTTACTTGGCTCATCAACCGTTTACCAG GGTTAAAAGATTTGGTGCTTTCAGGGTGTAACTGGACATCCGTCTCCGCTCTGAGCTCTCCCAGCTGTCCTTTACTGCGTTCACTAGACCTGCGCTGGGCAGATGGAGTCAAAGATGCACAGATCAGAGAGCTTCTCAGCccaccag gAAGTAATAACCGTTCACAGCTGAGAAACATGCAGTGCTTGAGGCTATGTGGTCTGGAGGTGACCGAAGCCACACTGAGGCTGATCCTCAGGCACATGCCCCAGCTGACGAGGCTGGAGCTCTCACACTGCCCTCTGACCGACAACGCTCTCAACCTCCTTACTGCTGTGGGCTCATCCACAcgcaacacactcacacacctcaacCTAGCAG gttgtAGCCGTCTGACAGACCACTGTCTAGTGTACCTGCAACGtttgtcctgtctctctgtgctGGACCTGCGCAGCTGTAAAGGAATCTCCCGACAAGCCTGCGAGAAATTCATCTCTGAGCTGTCAGTCAATGCTCTCTACTGCCTATCGGACGATAAACTTATCCAGAGAATATCCTAG